From the genome of Acropora palmata chromosome 4, jaAcrPala1.3, whole genome shotgun sequence, one region includes:
- the LOC141878977 gene encoding uncharacterized protein LOC141878977 isoform X3, whose translation MKWNFFVLLVLCFVIMREIVCTVCGSTEPVICCATCEALYCQECKVSVHEKSCPASQHRKTTTNSSAESAKKRSPQSVPVPPKPQSKTTVPLSQKTGRDDQKTKRKSELRKESSYDASDSDSEKGSRDRLNTDGDFGYETGSLDGSDASSGELLSPSAKDEQKTILTPSQSDNGSSCIYAEVDLTQLPVVGEGSTEVQSPETEVEYTELSLHRQGSSDSASYTYVGNEFRPLIVQEGIGIAAPVKSQTISKNVNTPNDDGVDLCSSGEPAPSEYVEVKIVDGGFDRSNIKVVPSNQRTPDKENENATRIIGPKNDLYAVVQKESKGVENKDNSTQLPRQSSPMQKPIVELGDVVPAIPGGRKDSNMYQAITGELQSMIIACDNVQFEERSSRKNSVEKRTTSEKKRVPPPMPKPYAGSGLKQLDTEKAQNGEAKENTVKDTDPQDCQVIYATVQKPSRTEKSQSLESLDQLRIPSPSDDDNDEDSSDGEMPPPLPSRLPNLEETLKRTEKSENCADFAKQEQVEKKPKKGGALKLFKRKHRRQMSDGNLVLDKDMEGRLTPSPKFQHQRSKSQADVLNIVDNEQGHVRHDNATEMYTEIDIQPQKVESPSDKNLPIKPYMEVDISQPPLTPTELQEKPIIGGESEDYSGPYELPEGWKEVKSDSGTYYWHVASGTTQWTLPQVATRPKKKVSEDTKSSEATERQKVLSFPVHSMGWIELEESQVAPHNMSDTITNCISSLAELRKDLWNTSETWGEGKDIRLLLEGDALKLVEPRTKDTLLVQPVSKMRVWGVGKEDQRDFAFVARDPSTGKHKCHMFRCHGSISGRAITNALHDLCSKILEKKKKAQESDRKMSAQKPWSDIINTPPPSSARDNASFNEKPHVEPKKSFSAKYAGSIDVSKPTGVEILNKAINKLTSKGGIWRTILIEISVSHIKITDCATQEMICEDRVRFMSFFGVGKDERLCGYIVSTAPEVYLCHVFHCTPNAAALTKALAEACQLRFQKCVDAHPEIMQKVAVTEQEKLKEKVEKDKCEKDKAGFMTSVQGLLGKLGPKKGGGKKEENQGPDNKSSNIPVITCKPTHTFMVKYYGALPVAVGTGIETVEEAAKHLAGGTLLVCQLDVALNGVTLYDSQRSTLSKRNLDADTISYCGLTSNRSHFGLIQSMGGGKYICHVFAEYKTKAAPIVAAIHETL comes from the exons atgaaatggaatttttttgtACTCCTTGTGCTTTGCTTTGTGATCATGAGAGAAATTGTTTGTACTGTTTGTGGGTCTACTGAGCCAGTCATCTGCTGTGCTACTTGTGAAGCTCTCTATTGCCAAGAATGTAAAGTTTCAGTGCATGAAAAG AGTTGTCCAGCTTCACAgcacagaaaaacaacaacaaattcttCAGCAG aatCAGCTAAGAAGAGATCACCTCAAAGTGTACCTGTACCTCCTAAACCTCAATCGAAAACAACAGTTCCCCTCTCACAGAAGACAGGCAGGGAcgaccaaaaaacaaaaaggaaaagtgaacTTAGAAAGGAGAGTAGTTATGATGCAAGTGACAGTGATTCTGAGAAAGGGAGCCGAGATAGATTAAACACAGATGGTGACTTTGGGTACGAAACTGGGTCTCTTGATGGTAGCGATGCATCAAGTGGCGAACTCCTGAGTCCATCAGCCAAAGATGAacaaaaaactattttaacaCCCAGTCAAAGTGATAATGGTAGTAGCTGTATATATGCGGAGGTTGACTTAACACAATTGCCTGTTGTAGGAGAAGGGAGCACAGAAGTGCAAAGTCCTGAAACAGAAGTAGAATATACTGAGCTCTCATTACATCGTCAAGGTAGTAGTGACAGTGCATCCTACACGTATGTTGGGAATGAATTTCGGCCTTTGATTGTGCAAGAAGGTATTGGTATTGCTGCACCTGTCAAATCACAGACAATAAGTAAAAATGTAAACACCCCAAATGACGATGGAGTGGACCTGTGTAGTAGTGGAGAACCAGCACCTTCAGAGTATGTGGAAGTTAAAATTGTTGATGGTGGCTTTGACAGATCAAATATCAAAGTAGTCCCCTCAAACCAAAGGACTCCagacaaggaaaatgaaaatgctacTCGTATTATTGGACCAAAGAATGATCTTTATGCAGTTGTGCAGAAAGAGTCTAAAGGTGTTGAAAACAAGGATAATAGCACACAGCTACCGAGGCAAAGCAGTCCAATGCAAAAACCAATTGTTGAATTAGGTGATGTTGTGCCAGCCATACCAGGAGGTAGGAAAGACTCAAACATGTATCAAGCTATCACTGGAGAGCTACAGAGCATGATCATAGCCTGTGATAATGTGCAATTTGAAGAGAGatcttcaaggaaaaattcaGTGGAAAAAAGGACAACCTCTGAAAAGAAGAGGGTACCTCCACCCATGCCAAAGCCTTATGCTGGGTCGGGACTGAAACAGCTTGATACAGAAAAGGCACAAAATGGAGAAGCCAAAGAAAATACTGTGAAAG ATACAGATCCTCAGGACTGTCAGGTTATTTATGCCACGGTTCAGAAACCTTCAAGAACTGAGAAAAGTCAGTCGTTGGAGTCACTTGACCAACTGAGAATCCCTTCACCTtctgatgatgataatgatgaggATTCCAGTGATGGAGAGATGCCTCCACCTCTTCCGTCAAGGTTACCCAATCTCGAGGAGACCTTAAAGCGAACTGAAAAATCTGAGAATTGTGCTGATTTTGCTAAACAAGAGCAGGTTGAGAAGAAACCTAAAAAGGGTGGTGCCTTAAAGTTGTTTAAAAGGAAACATCGCAGGCAGATGTCAGATGGAAATTTGGTTTTGGACAAAGATATGGAGGGCCGTCTTACTCCAAGTCCAAAGTTCCAACATCAGCGTTCGAAATCACAAGCAGACGTATTGAACATTGTTGATAATGAACAAGGCCATGTAAGACACGATAATGCAACCGAAATGTACACAGAAATTGACATTCAGCCCCAAAAGGTTGAGAGTCCATCCGACAAGAACCTGCCTATCAAGCCATACATGGAAGTTGACATATCACAGCCTCCTCTCACCCCTACAGAGTTACAGGAGAAACCAATTATTGGAGGGGAGAGTGAGGATTACAGTGGACCATATGAATTGCCTGAGGGATGGAAGGAGGTGAAGAGTGACAGTGGTACTTATTACTGGCATGTTGCTTCTGGGACAACTCAATGGACATTACCACAAGTGGCAACAAGACCAAAG AAAAAAGTAAGTGAAGATACAAAATCTTCAGAAGCAACTGAAAGGCAAAAG GTGCTTAGTTTTCCTGTGCATTCTATGGGTTGGATTGAATTAGAGGAAAGCCAAGTTGCTCCACATAACATGAGTGACACAATCACAAACTGCATCTCATCATTGGCAGAGCTTCGCAAGGACCTCTGGAACACATCAGAAACCTGGGGAGAG GGGAAGGATATCAGACTTTTGTTGGAAGGAGATGCTCTTAAACTTGTTGAACCTCGAACAAAAGATACTTTGTTAGTTCAACCTGTTTCTAAAATGAGAGTGTGGGGTGTGGGCAAGGAAGATCAAAG AGACTTTGCCTTTGTGGCCAGGGATCCTTCAACGGGGAAACACAAGTGCCATATGTTTCGTTGCCATGGTAGTATTTCAGGTCGTGCAATCACTAATGCCTTGCACGACTTGTGCAGTAAgattcttgaaaaaaagaaaaaggctcaGGAGAGTGACAGGAAGATGTCAGCACAAAAGCCATGGTCAGACATTATCAACACCCCTCCACCTTCATCAGCAAGAG atAATGCAAGTTTTAATGAGAAACCTCATGTGGAGCCAAAGAAGAGCTTTTCTGCTAAATATGCTGGGAGCATAGATGTGTCCAAACCCACAG GTGTTGAGATTCTAAACAAGGCTATCAACAAGCTTACAAGCAAAGGTGGCATCTGGAGAACaatcttgatagagataagcgTTTCTCACATCAAAATAACAGATTGTGCg ACTCAAGAGATGATTTGTGAAGATAGAGTACGATTTATGTCATTTTTCGGTGTGGGTAAGGATGAAAG ACTCTGTGGCTACATAGTGAGCACTGCTCCAGAAGTGTACCTGTGTCATGTATTTCATTGCACTCCAAATGCAGCAGCCCTTACAAAAGCATTAGCTGAAGCGTGCCAG ctTCGTTTTCAGAAATGTGTGGATGCTCATCCAGAAATCATGCAGAAAGTAGCTGTTACTGAACaagagaaactgaaagaaaaagttgaaaaggaTAAATGTGAAAAAGATAAA GCTGGTTTCATGACAAGTGTCCAAGGGCTGCTGGGAAAACTGGGACCAAAGAAAGGGGGAGGGAAGAAG GAAGAGAATCAGGGACCAGACAACAAGTCAAGCAACATTCCTGTTATAACTTGTAAACCAACGCACACATTTATGGTCAAATACTATGGAGCTCTGCCTGTAGCTGTGGGGACTGGGATCGAGACTGTGGAGGAAGCAGCCAAG CATTTAGCAGGTGGAACACTGCTGGTTTGTCAGTTGGATGTGGCACTAAATGGAGTGACGCTATACGACAGTCAAAGAAGTACTTtatcaaagagaaatttggaTGCTGATACAATATCATACTGTGGCCTTACAAG CAACAGAAGCCACTTTGGACTAATACAGAGTATGGGGGGAGGAAAATACATCTGTCATGTGTTTGCAGAGTACAAG ACCAAAGCAGCTCCAATTGTGGCAGCAATACACGAGACACTATGA
- the LOC141878977 gene encoding uncharacterized protein LOC141878977 isoform X1: MSQFKVEKVTKVKGLTDLSDKAKIAEKGESLAKRKGNSATVTERLASSNGRQTSAKKSSVTAKATSSDTGKSSARRTPISHHATTPPKPATTPPKPATRPKPSSTVAVASVATKSCPASQHRKTTTNSSAESAKKRSPQSVPVPPKPQSKTTVPLSQKTGRDDQKTKRKSELRKESSYDASDSDSEKGSRDRLNTDGDFGYETGSLDGSDASSGELLSPSAKDEQKTILTPSQSDNGSSCIYAEVDLTQLPVVGEGSTEVQSPETEVEYTELSLHRQGSSDSASYTYVGNEFRPLIVQEGIGIAAPVKSQTISKNVNTPNDDGVDLCSSGEPAPSEYVEVKIVDGGFDRSNIKVVPSNQRTPDKENENATRIIGPKNDLYAVVQKESKGVENKDNSTQLPRQSSPMQKPIVELGDVVPAIPGGRKDSNMYQAITGELQSMIIACDNVQFEERSSRKNSVEKRTTSEKKRVPPPMPKPYAGSGLKQLDTEKAQNGEAKENTVKDTDPQDCQVIYATVQKPSRTEKSQSLESLDQLRIPSPSDDDNDEDSSDGEMPPPLPSRLPNLEETLKRTEKSENCADFAKQEQVEKKPKKGGALKLFKRKHRRQMSDGNLVLDKDMEGRLTPSPKFQHQRSKSQADVLNIVDNEQGHVRHDNATEMYTEIDIQPQKVESPSDKNLPIKPYMEVDISQPPLTPTELQEKPIIGGESEDYSGPYELPEGWKEVKSDSGTYYWHVASGTTQWTLPQVATRPKKKVSEDTKSSEATERQKVLSFPVHSMGWIELEESQVAPHNMSDTITNCISSLAELRKDLWNTSETWGEGKDIRLLLEGDALKLVEPRTKDTLLVQPVSKMRVWGVGKEDQRDFAFVARDPSTGKHKCHMFRCHGSISGRAITNALHDLCSKILEKKKKAQESDRKMSAQKPWSDIINTPPPSSARDNASFNEKPHVEPKKSFSAKYAGSIDVSKPTGVEILNKAINKLTSKGGIWRTILIEISVSHIKITDCATQEMICEDRVRFMSFFGVGKDERLCGYIVSTAPEVYLCHVFHCTPNAAALTKALAEACQLRFQKCVDAHPEIMQKVAVTEQEKLKEKVEKDKCEKDKAGFMTSVQGLLGKLGPKKGGGKKEENQGPDNKSSNIPVITCKPTHTFMVKYYGALPVAVGTGIETVEEAAKHLAGGTLLVCQLDVALNGVTLYDSQRSTLSKRNLDADTISYCGLTSNRSHFGLIQSMGGGKYICHVFAEYKTKAAPIVAAIHETL; the protein is encoded by the exons ATGTCCCAATTTAAGGTGGAAAAAG TTACCAAAGTGAAAGGGCTTACAGATCTTTCGGACAAAGCTAAAATTGCGGAGAAAGGCGAAAGTTTAGCTAAACGAAAAGGGAATTCTGCGACCGTCACAGAACGCCTAGCCTCAAGTAATGGACGACAAACATCGGCGAAG AAATCATCAGTAACAGCAAAAGCAACATCTAGTGACACGGGAAAATCATCTGCCAGGCGAACACCAATTTCACACCATGCAACCACTCCACCAAAACCAGCAACCACTCCACCAAAACCAGCAACCAGACCCAAACCAAGTTCCACAGTTGCTGTAGCCTCTGTAGCTACCAAG AGTTGTCCAGCTTCACAgcacagaaaaacaacaacaaattcttCAGCAG aatCAGCTAAGAAGAGATCACCTCAAAGTGTACCTGTACCTCCTAAACCTCAATCGAAAACAACAGTTCCCCTCTCACAGAAGACAGGCAGGGAcgaccaaaaaacaaaaaggaaaagtgaacTTAGAAAGGAGAGTAGTTATGATGCAAGTGACAGTGATTCTGAGAAAGGGAGCCGAGATAGATTAAACACAGATGGTGACTTTGGGTACGAAACTGGGTCTCTTGATGGTAGCGATGCATCAAGTGGCGAACTCCTGAGTCCATCAGCCAAAGATGAacaaaaaactattttaacaCCCAGTCAAAGTGATAATGGTAGTAGCTGTATATATGCGGAGGTTGACTTAACACAATTGCCTGTTGTAGGAGAAGGGAGCACAGAAGTGCAAAGTCCTGAAACAGAAGTAGAATATACTGAGCTCTCATTACATCGTCAAGGTAGTAGTGACAGTGCATCCTACACGTATGTTGGGAATGAATTTCGGCCTTTGATTGTGCAAGAAGGTATTGGTATTGCTGCACCTGTCAAATCACAGACAATAAGTAAAAATGTAAACACCCCAAATGACGATGGAGTGGACCTGTGTAGTAGTGGAGAACCAGCACCTTCAGAGTATGTGGAAGTTAAAATTGTTGATGGTGGCTTTGACAGATCAAATATCAAAGTAGTCCCCTCAAACCAAAGGACTCCagacaaggaaaatgaaaatgctacTCGTATTATTGGACCAAAGAATGATCTTTATGCAGTTGTGCAGAAAGAGTCTAAAGGTGTTGAAAACAAGGATAATAGCACACAGCTACCGAGGCAAAGCAGTCCAATGCAAAAACCAATTGTTGAATTAGGTGATGTTGTGCCAGCCATACCAGGAGGTAGGAAAGACTCAAACATGTATCAAGCTATCACTGGAGAGCTACAGAGCATGATCATAGCCTGTGATAATGTGCAATTTGAAGAGAGatcttcaaggaaaaattcaGTGGAAAAAAGGACAACCTCTGAAAAGAAGAGGGTACCTCCACCCATGCCAAAGCCTTATGCTGGGTCGGGACTGAAACAGCTTGATACAGAAAAGGCACAAAATGGAGAAGCCAAAGAAAATACTGTGAAAG ATACAGATCCTCAGGACTGTCAGGTTATTTATGCCACGGTTCAGAAACCTTCAAGAACTGAGAAAAGTCAGTCGTTGGAGTCACTTGACCAACTGAGAATCCCTTCACCTtctgatgatgataatgatgaggATTCCAGTGATGGAGAGATGCCTCCACCTCTTCCGTCAAGGTTACCCAATCTCGAGGAGACCTTAAAGCGAACTGAAAAATCTGAGAATTGTGCTGATTTTGCTAAACAAGAGCAGGTTGAGAAGAAACCTAAAAAGGGTGGTGCCTTAAAGTTGTTTAAAAGGAAACATCGCAGGCAGATGTCAGATGGAAATTTGGTTTTGGACAAAGATATGGAGGGCCGTCTTACTCCAAGTCCAAAGTTCCAACATCAGCGTTCGAAATCACAAGCAGACGTATTGAACATTGTTGATAATGAACAAGGCCATGTAAGACACGATAATGCAACCGAAATGTACACAGAAATTGACATTCAGCCCCAAAAGGTTGAGAGTCCATCCGACAAGAACCTGCCTATCAAGCCATACATGGAAGTTGACATATCACAGCCTCCTCTCACCCCTACAGAGTTACAGGAGAAACCAATTATTGGAGGGGAGAGTGAGGATTACAGTGGACCATATGAATTGCCTGAGGGATGGAAGGAGGTGAAGAGTGACAGTGGTACTTATTACTGGCATGTTGCTTCTGGGACAACTCAATGGACATTACCACAAGTGGCAACAAGACCAAAG AAAAAAGTAAGTGAAGATACAAAATCTTCAGAAGCAACTGAAAGGCAAAAG GTGCTTAGTTTTCCTGTGCATTCTATGGGTTGGATTGAATTAGAGGAAAGCCAAGTTGCTCCACATAACATGAGTGACACAATCACAAACTGCATCTCATCATTGGCAGAGCTTCGCAAGGACCTCTGGAACACATCAGAAACCTGGGGAGAG GGGAAGGATATCAGACTTTTGTTGGAAGGAGATGCTCTTAAACTTGTTGAACCTCGAACAAAAGATACTTTGTTAGTTCAACCTGTTTCTAAAATGAGAGTGTGGGGTGTGGGCAAGGAAGATCAAAG AGACTTTGCCTTTGTGGCCAGGGATCCTTCAACGGGGAAACACAAGTGCCATATGTTTCGTTGCCATGGTAGTATTTCAGGTCGTGCAATCACTAATGCCTTGCACGACTTGTGCAGTAAgattcttgaaaaaaagaaaaaggctcaGGAGAGTGACAGGAAGATGTCAGCACAAAAGCCATGGTCAGACATTATCAACACCCCTCCACCTTCATCAGCAAGAG atAATGCAAGTTTTAATGAGAAACCTCATGTGGAGCCAAAGAAGAGCTTTTCTGCTAAATATGCTGGGAGCATAGATGTGTCCAAACCCACAG GTGTTGAGATTCTAAACAAGGCTATCAACAAGCTTACAAGCAAAGGTGGCATCTGGAGAACaatcttgatagagataagcgTTTCTCACATCAAAATAACAGATTGTGCg ACTCAAGAGATGATTTGTGAAGATAGAGTACGATTTATGTCATTTTTCGGTGTGGGTAAGGATGAAAG ACTCTGTGGCTACATAGTGAGCACTGCTCCAGAAGTGTACCTGTGTCATGTATTTCATTGCACTCCAAATGCAGCAGCCCTTACAAAAGCATTAGCTGAAGCGTGCCAG ctTCGTTTTCAGAAATGTGTGGATGCTCATCCAGAAATCATGCAGAAAGTAGCTGTTACTGAACaagagaaactgaaagaaaaagttgaaaaggaTAAATGTGAAAAAGATAAA GCTGGTTTCATGACAAGTGTCCAAGGGCTGCTGGGAAAACTGGGACCAAAGAAAGGGGGAGGGAAGAAG GAAGAGAATCAGGGACCAGACAACAAGTCAAGCAACATTCCTGTTATAACTTGTAAACCAACGCACACATTTATGGTCAAATACTATGGAGCTCTGCCTGTAGCTGTGGGGACTGGGATCGAGACTGTGGAGGAAGCAGCCAAG CATTTAGCAGGTGGAACACTGCTGGTTTGTCAGTTGGATGTGGCACTAAATGGAGTGACGCTATACGACAGTCAAAGAAGTACTTtatcaaagagaaatttggaTGCTGATACAATATCATACTGTGGCCTTACAAG CAACAGAAGCCACTTTGGACTAATACAGAGTATGGGGGGAGGAAAATACATCTGTCATGTGTTTGCAGAGTACAAG ACCAAAGCAGCTCCAATTGTGGCAGCAATACACGAGACACTATGA
- the LOC141878977 gene encoding uncharacterized protein LOC141878977 isoform X2, with the protein MRKAVTKVKGLTDLSDKAKIAEKGESLAKRKGNSATVTERLASSNGRQTSAKKSSVTAKATSSDTGKSSARRTPISHHATTPPKPATTPPKPATRPKPSSTVAVASVATKSCPASQHRKTTTNSSAESAKKRSPQSVPVPPKPQSKTTVPLSQKTGRDDQKTKRKSELRKESSYDASDSDSEKGSRDRLNTDGDFGYETGSLDGSDASSGELLSPSAKDEQKTILTPSQSDNGSSCIYAEVDLTQLPVVGEGSTEVQSPETEVEYTELSLHRQGSSDSASYTYVGNEFRPLIVQEGIGIAAPVKSQTISKNVNTPNDDGVDLCSSGEPAPSEYVEVKIVDGGFDRSNIKVVPSNQRTPDKENENATRIIGPKNDLYAVVQKESKGVENKDNSTQLPRQSSPMQKPIVELGDVVPAIPGGRKDSNMYQAITGELQSMIIACDNVQFEERSSRKNSVEKRTTSEKKRVPPPMPKPYAGSGLKQLDTEKAQNGEAKENTVKDTDPQDCQVIYATVQKPSRTEKSQSLESLDQLRIPSPSDDDNDEDSSDGEMPPPLPSRLPNLEETLKRTEKSENCADFAKQEQVEKKPKKGGALKLFKRKHRRQMSDGNLVLDKDMEGRLTPSPKFQHQRSKSQADVLNIVDNEQGHVRHDNATEMYTEIDIQPQKVESPSDKNLPIKPYMEVDISQPPLTPTELQEKPIIGGESEDYSGPYELPEGWKEVKSDSGTYYWHVASGTTQWTLPQVATRPKKKVSEDTKSSEATERQKVLSFPVHSMGWIELEESQVAPHNMSDTITNCISSLAELRKDLWNTSETWGEGKDIRLLLEGDALKLVEPRTKDTLLVQPVSKMRVWGVGKEDQRDFAFVARDPSTGKHKCHMFRCHGSISGRAITNALHDLCSKILEKKKKAQESDRKMSAQKPWSDIINTPPPSSARDNASFNEKPHVEPKKSFSAKYAGSIDVSKPTGVEILNKAINKLTSKGGIWRTILIEISVSHIKITDCATQEMICEDRVRFMSFFGVGKDERLCGYIVSTAPEVYLCHVFHCTPNAAALTKALAEACQLRFQKCVDAHPEIMQKVAVTEQEKLKEKVEKDKCEKDKAGFMTSVQGLLGKLGPKKGGGKKEENQGPDNKSSNIPVITCKPTHTFMVKYYGALPVAVGTGIETVEEAAKHLAGGTLLVCQLDVALNGVTLYDSQRSTLSKRNLDADTISYCGLTSNRSHFGLIQSMGGGKYICHVFAEYKTKAAPIVAAIHETL; encoded by the exons ATGCGAAAGGCAG TTACCAAAGTGAAAGGGCTTACAGATCTTTCGGACAAAGCTAAAATTGCGGAGAAAGGCGAAAGTTTAGCTAAACGAAAAGGGAATTCTGCGACCGTCACAGAACGCCTAGCCTCAAGTAATGGACGACAAACATCGGCGAAG AAATCATCAGTAACAGCAAAAGCAACATCTAGTGACACGGGAAAATCATCTGCCAGGCGAACACCAATTTCACACCATGCAACCACTCCACCAAAACCAGCAACCACTCCACCAAAACCAGCAACCAGACCCAAACCAAGTTCCACAGTTGCTGTAGCCTCTGTAGCTACCAAG AGTTGTCCAGCTTCACAgcacagaaaaacaacaacaaattcttCAGCAG aatCAGCTAAGAAGAGATCACCTCAAAGTGTACCTGTACCTCCTAAACCTCAATCGAAAACAACAGTTCCCCTCTCACAGAAGACAGGCAGGGAcgaccaaaaaacaaaaaggaaaagtgaacTTAGAAAGGAGAGTAGTTATGATGCAAGTGACAGTGATTCTGAGAAAGGGAGCCGAGATAGATTAAACACAGATGGTGACTTTGGGTACGAAACTGGGTCTCTTGATGGTAGCGATGCATCAAGTGGCGAACTCCTGAGTCCATCAGCCAAAGATGAacaaaaaactattttaacaCCCAGTCAAAGTGATAATGGTAGTAGCTGTATATATGCGGAGGTTGACTTAACACAATTGCCTGTTGTAGGAGAAGGGAGCACAGAAGTGCAAAGTCCTGAAACAGAAGTAGAATATACTGAGCTCTCATTACATCGTCAAGGTAGTAGTGACAGTGCATCCTACACGTATGTTGGGAATGAATTTCGGCCTTTGATTGTGCAAGAAGGTATTGGTATTGCTGCACCTGTCAAATCACAGACAATAAGTAAAAATGTAAACACCCCAAATGACGATGGAGTGGACCTGTGTAGTAGTGGAGAACCAGCACCTTCAGAGTATGTGGAAGTTAAAATTGTTGATGGTGGCTTTGACAGATCAAATATCAAAGTAGTCCCCTCAAACCAAAGGACTCCagacaaggaaaatgaaaatgctacTCGTATTATTGGACCAAAGAATGATCTTTATGCAGTTGTGCAGAAAGAGTCTAAAGGTGTTGAAAACAAGGATAATAGCACACAGCTACCGAGGCAAAGCAGTCCAATGCAAAAACCAATTGTTGAATTAGGTGATGTTGTGCCAGCCATACCAGGAGGTAGGAAAGACTCAAACATGTATCAAGCTATCACTGGAGAGCTACAGAGCATGATCATAGCCTGTGATAATGTGCAATTTGAAGAGAGatcttcaaggaaaaattcaGTGGAAAAAAGGACAACCTCTGAAAAGAAGAGGGTACCTCCACCCATGCCAAAGCCTTATGCTGGGTCGGGACTGAAACAGCTTGATACAGAAAAGGCACAAAATGGAGAAGCCAAAGAAAATACTGTGAAAG ATACAGATCCTCAGGACTGTCAGGTTATTTATGCCACGGTTCAGAAACCTTCAAGAACTGAGAAAAGTCAGTCGTTGGAGTCACTTGACCAACTGAGAATCCCTTCACCTtctgatgatgataatgatgaggATTCCAGTGATGGAGAGATGCCTCCACCTCTTCCGTCAAGGTTACCCAATCTCGAGGAGACCTTAAAGCGAACTGAAAAATCTGAGAATTGTGCTGATTTTGCTAAACAAGAGCAGGTTGAGAAGAAACCTAAAAAGGGTGGTGCCTTAAAGTTGTTTAAAAGGAAACATCGCAGGCAGATGTCAGATGGAAATTTGGTTTTGGACAAAGATATGGAGGGCCGTCTTACTCCAAGTCCAAAGTTCCAACATCAGCGTTCGAAATCACAAGCAGACGTATTGAACATTGTTGATAATGAACAAGGCCATGTAAGACACGATAATGCAACCGAAATGTACACAGAAATTGACATTCAGCCCCAAAAGGTTGAGAGTCCATCCGACAAGAACCTGCCTATCAAGCCATACATGGAAGTTGACATATCACAGCCTCCTCTCACCCCTACAGAGTTACAGGAGAAACCAATTATTGGAGGGGAGAGTGAGGATTACAGTGGACCATATGAATTGCCTGAGGGATGGAAGGAGGTGAAGAGTGACAGTGGTACTTATTACTGGCATGTTGCTTCTGGGACAACTCAATGGACATTACCACAAGTGGCAACAAGACCAAAG AAAAAAGTAAGTGAAGATACAAAATCTTCAGAAGCAACTGAAAGGCAAAAG GTGCTTAGTTTTCCTGTGCATTCTATGGGTTGGATTGAATTAGAGGAAAGCCAAGTTGCTCCACATAACATGAGTGACACAATCACAAACTGCATCTCATCATTGGCAGAGCTTCGCAAGGACCTCTGGAACACATCAGAAACCTGGGGAGAG GGGAAGGATATCAGACTTTTGTTGGAAGGAGATGCTCTTAAACTTGTTGAACCTCGAACAAAAGATACTTTGTTAGTTCAACCTGTTTCTAAAATGAGAGTGTGGGGTGTGGGCAAGGAAGATCAAAG AGACTTTGCCTTTGTGGCCAGGGATCCTTCAACGGGGAAACACAAGTGCCATATGTTTCGTTGCCATGGTAGTATTTCAGGTCGTGCAATCACTAATGCCTTGCACGACTTGTGCAGTAAgattcttgaaaaaaagaaaaaggctcaGGAGAGTGACAGGAAGATGTCAGCACAAAAGCCATGGTCAGACATTATCAACACCCCTCCACCTTCATCAGCAAGAG atAATGCAAGTTTTAATGAGAAACCTCATGTGGAGCCAAAGAAGAGCTTTTCTGCTAAATATGCTGGGAGCATAGATGTGTCCAAACCCACAG GTGTTGAGATTCTAAACAAGGCTATCAACAAGCTTACAAGCAAAGGTGGCATCTGGAGAACaatcttgatagagataagcgTTTCTCACATCAAAATAACAGATTGTGCg ACTCAAGAGATGATTTGTGAAGATAGAGTACGATTTATGTCATTTTTCGGTGTGGGTAAGGATGAAAG ACTCTGTGGCTACATAGTGAGCACTGCTCCAGAAGTGTACCTGTGTCATGTATTTCATTGCACTCCAAATGCAGCAGCCCTTACAAAAGCATTAGCTGAAGCGTGCCAG ctTCGTTTTCAGAAATGTGTGGATGCTCATCCAGAAATCATGCAGAAAGTAGCTGTTACTGAACaagagaaactgaaagaaaaagttgaaaaggaTAAATGTGAAAAAGATAAA GCTGGTTTCATGACAAGTGTCCAAGGGCTGCTGGGAAAACTGGGACCAAAGAAAGGGGGAGGGAAGAAG GAAGAGAATCAGGGACCAGACAACAAGTCAAGCAACATTCCTGTTATAACTTGTAAACCAACGCACACATTTATGGTCAAATACTATGGAGCTCTGCCTGTAGCTGTGGGGACTGGGATCGAGACTGTGGAGGAAGCAGCCAAG CATTTAGCAGGTGGAACACTGCTGGTTTGTCAGTTGGATGTGGCACTAAATGGAGTGACGCTATACGACAGTCAAAGAAGTACTTtatcaaagagaaatttggaTGCTGATACAATATCATACTGTGGCCTTACAAG CAACAGAAGCCACTTTGGACTAATACAGAGTATGGGGGGAGGAAAATACATCTGTCATGTGTTTGCAGAGTACAAG ACCAAAGCAGCTCCAATTGTGGCAGCAATACACGAGACACTATGA